A window of Vibrio gazogenes genomic DNA:
TCTCTTTATTAATATCCAGAATCATTGGTAAAGAAATCTACTCAACTTCTGAAAAAAACAATATCAAAATCGCATTCCCGATGGGGATTTGTATGATCACCGAAGGTGTCATTCCCATTGCGGCTGTCGATCCAATCCGGGTCATTTTCTCATGTACTGTCGGTGCTGCGATTGGCGGTGGCATATCGATGTATCTGGGAATCGGCTCTCCGGTGCCATCCGGTGGCATGTTTATCGTACCTGCGATGAGCCATCCTATCTCATTTTGTGCCGCTTTGCTGACCGGCTCAATCATCACCGCATTATTGCTGGTGATCCTGAAGAAAAAACCGAAAGAAGACTCGGCGATAGAAGATGAGGATGAAGATGAACTCGATCTCTCTTCGATCAAAATTTCTCAATAAATAGAGGATTAAATCACATGTATGTCTCTATGAAAAAGATGTTATCTCAGGCGAATCAGCAGAATTACGCGGTCATGGCGATAAACTGCTTCAACCTGGAAACGGTCAGGAGTGTGATATCCGCTGCGCAGGAACTCCGTGCTCCGATTATTATCGATATTGTTCAGGAACACCTATGTCATCACTGTGACAGCAAATTGATCACACCGCTAGTGATCGAGCTGGCGAGTCGGGCCAATATCGATGTCGCTTTAAATTTGGATCACGGAGAAGATATCGGCTTAATCAAAAAATGTGTGGTTGACGGTTTTTCGAGTGTGATGGTCGATGCATCAAAGTATTCATTTGATGAAAATATCCGCTATACAAAAGAAATTGTGGATTTTGCCAAAATATATGATGCCAGTGTCGAAGGCGAACTAGGTAATATTGGCCTGACCCTGTCGGGGGATTACACCAATGAAGCCATGTTCACCAATCCTGACCAAGCGAAAAAATTTATTGATGAGACCGGGATTGACGCCTTGGCGGTTTCATATGGTTCTTCACATGGCCACTATCCGCAAGGCATGGTACCAGAATTGAATTTCGATGTTCTGGCAAGAATTAAACAAGCAACCCATTCGCCTTTGGTTTTACATGGCGGCTCCGGAGTGGGCGCTGAAAATATCAAACAATCCGTCGCATTGGGCATTAATAAAATTAACGTTGGTAGTGATTTTATGAAAGCCAATGTGAATAGCATTCAAAGCCAGCTCCATGAAAATCCAAATAAAAATTACTGGGAAGTTATTCGACAAGCTGAAGAACAGAGTCAAGAAATAATTAAACATTATATTTCTCTTTCTGGATCCGAAGGAAAATCCTTGCTGAGTAATTATTTACATCATTAAAGTTGAATTTATAAGGAATTATCTATGTTAGTTTCAATGAATTATTTATTATCAGTTGCCAAGAAAAATAAATTCGCCATCGGTGCTTTTAATGTGGCAGACAGTAGTTTTGTACGTGCCGTGGTTGAAGAAGCAGAAGCTTGTCAGGCGCCGGCAATTATTTCTATCCATCCGACGGAATTATCATTTCTAACCGACGATTTTTTTGCCTATGTGGTGAAGAGAACGTCAAATAGTCAAGTTCCTTTTGTCATTCACTTAGATCACGGTGGTTCGTTTGACGATGTCATGCGGGCAATCAGTTGCGGGTTTACTTCAGTGATGATTGACGGTTCGCTGCTCCCTTATGAAGACAACGTGACGTTAACCAAAAAAGTGGTTGAAGCAGCACATTCCATCGGGGTTTCTGTTGAAGCAGAGTTAGGTACCATCGGTTCTACAGGCACCTCAGTAGAAGGCGGTGTGAGTAAAGTCATATATACCGATCCGGCCGAGGCCGAAGACTTCGTCACCCGAACCAATGTCGATACGCTGGCCGTTGCCATCGGAACCGCACATGGTATTTATCCGAAAGATATGGAACCCAAACTAAAACTGGATATTTTGGCGGATATTGCAAACCGGGTTGATATTCCTCTTGTATTACACGGCGGTTCGGCAAATCCCGATGAAGAGATTGCCAGTGCGATTGAAATCGGTATTCAGAAAGTGAATATTTCAAGTGACATGAAAGCTGCTTATTTTGATAAATGCAGAGAAATTCTTTCAGAACAAACTTGGTGGGATCCAAACGTTATTTATCCTGATTGTATCGATGCAGCCAAAGAAGTCATTCGGACAAAAATGAAATTATTTAACTCGATAAACAAAGTCGAACTTTATAATCAATAATTACTGAATTTAACGCATCTTCTAAATTTTATTTAAAATTAATCACGGCTTAATATGCCAATTCACATGTTATATCATGAGTGATATTGCACAGGCGTATTATTGCCGTGTTTTATTGATTTGATAATTAAATGAGGTTTTTATGTTAGATACATTCATGTTAGGTGCAATAGAGGCTGGTGGCACAAAATTTATTGCGGCAGTTTCTGATCAGGATCTGAATGTGATTGATAAAATCAGCGTACCGACCACAGATCCGGGCCAAACACTGGGTAAAATAGCCGATTTTTTTTCGTCATATCCGATTGCCGCCATGGGAGTCGGATGTTTTGGTCCCCTCGATCTGAATCTGTCATCCCCGACTTACGGGTATATTGAATCAACGCCTAAGCTCGCATGGAAAGGTTTTAATATCCTCGGTGCACTACAAGCACAATATCGCATCCCGATCTCCCTGAATACGGATGTCAATGTCGCGGCTTTGGGAGAGTTAAAACGCGGTGCTGCGGTTGGCGAACAAAGCTGCATTTATATCACCGTCGGTACCGGAATCGGTGGGGGAGTCATCGTCAATCAGCAGATATTCAATGGGTATCATCATCCGGAGCTGGGGCATATCGCCGTCAAACGTTTTCCATCGGATACGTTCGCCGGAATATGTCCTTATCATACGGATTGTTTAGAAGGTCTGGCATCCGGTCCGGCTCTGGCTGAACGAGCCCATCAGGCACCGAATCAAATTGGCAAAGATGATCCACTCTGGGAAGTCGAGGCTTATTATTTAGCACAAGCGATTGTCACATATAGTCTGATTTTATCTCCGGCAAAAATCATCCTGGGTGGCGGAGTCATGCAACAGGAACATGTATTGGAGATGGTCAAAGCTTCGGTGAAGCAACAGTTAAATCACTATATTCAGATCCCCGACATTGATCGTTATATCGTCAGACCTCAACTGAAAAATGAGGCCGCAATTATCGGTGGGTTTATTCTGGCAAAGGATGCGCTAAGATTGGGATGACATACGCTTGCGCTACCATACATAAGTCACTATTCCCATGAAGATCGGTCGCAGTGAATCCGGGATCAGCAGAAGTACATACGACCTTTTACCTTTTAGGCCGTCAGGCCAAACCCGTATGCATCCAACGCCAGTAATCCCATATCGACTGAACGGTGCAACACTTTGCCATTTTCCGAGGTATCACTGGTCCCCAAAATACAGGGAAGCGGTAAAAAATGATCCGGTGTCGGATGGTTGAAAAGCGCATGAGGTGCGGCTTGTAAATAGTGATTAATCGCGTCAACATCCCGGAGTTCGACTTTCTCTGCGATCCAATCCGTGAACGCTTGCATTTTATGGATACTTTCCGGATCGGATGCTTGAGAAAATACCGCTCTCAGGTTATGACTGATCCCGCCGGAACCAATAAAGAGCACCCCTTCCCGTCGCAGCGGAGACAAAGCTTGCCCTAATTCATAGTGAGTCTGCGCAC
This region includes:
- a CDS encoding class II fructose-bisphosphate aldolase, which translates into the protein MKKMLSQANQQNYAVMAINCFNLETVRSVISAAQELRAPIIIDIVQEHLCHHCDSKLITPLVIELASRANIDVALNLDHGEDIGLIKKCVVDGFSSVMVDASKYSFDENIRYTKEIVDFAKIYDASVEGELGNIGLTLSGDYTNEAMFTNPDQAKKFIDETGIDALAVSYGSSHGHYPQGMVPELNFDVLARIKQATHSPLVLHGGSGVGAENIKQSVALGINKINVGSDFMKANVNSIQSQLHENPNKNYWEVIRQAEEQSQEIIKHYISLSGSEGKSLLSNYLHH
- a CDS encoding ROK family protein — its product is MLDTFMLGAIEAGGTKFIAAVSDQDLNVIDKISVPTTDPGQTLGKIADFFSSYPIAAMGVGCFGPLDLNLSSPTYGYIESTPKLAWKGFNILGALQAQYRIPISLNTDVNVAALGELKRGAAVGEQSCIYITVGTGIGGGVIVNQQIFNGYHHPELGHIAVKRFPSDTFAGICPYHTDCLEGLASGPALAERAHQAPNQIGKDDPLWEVEAYYLAQAIVTYSLILSPAKIILGGGVMQQEHVLEMVKASVKQQLNHYIQIPDIDRYIVRPQLKNEAAIIGGFILAKDALRLG
- a CDS encoding ketose-bisphosphate aldolase encodes the protein MLVSMNYLLSVAKKNKFAIGAFNVADSSFVRAVVEEAEACQAPAIISIHPTELSFLTDDFFAYVVKRTSNSQVPFVIHLDHGGSFDDVMRAISCGFTSVMIDGSLLPYEDNVTLTKKVVEAAHSIGVSVEAELGTIGSTGTSVEGGVSKVIYTDPAEAEDFVTRTNVDTLAVAIGTAHGIYPKDMEPKLKLDILADIANRVDIPLVLHGGSANPDEEIASAIEIGIQKVNISSDMKAAYFDKCREILSEQTWWDPNVIYPDCIDAAKEVIRTKMKLFNSINKVELYNQ